One genomic window of Candidatus Kuenenia stuttgartiensis includes the following:
- a CDS encoding ethylbenzene dehydrogenase-related protein codes for MKKFYRLLGSSSVALLGCLFLSVALCIAEEAEGVKGVAEEELTPAKEVLNVKYMQIDVPAHITVGALEGAFKNAEGVQVKLQKQDKAFPNGGGSVNSAEIKAIHDGITIYFQVIWDDATDNKQAIATQEFRDGAALMFPLGKITISPEEPFSPRMGDRQKPVNLWHWKADWEADLLATGGIEECPARYPNMHDDFSTNPHSVNYHKGVIQSAAELSGGYAAHNLLSLPRGRAVEDLNAEGFGTLTSQDHQDVDGCSKFENKKWTVVFCRSLNTGDPLDVQFVPGESTYFNMAVWNGDREDRNGQKNISIQWHPLSLERIAWQ; via the coding sequence ATGAAAAAATTTTATCGCTTATTGGGGAGTAGTAGTGTAGCCCTCCTGGGATGTTTGTTTTTGAGCGTTGCGCTATGTATCGCGGAGGAAGCGGAAGGGGTAAAAGGCGTGGCGGAAGAAGAGCTTACGCCGGCAAAAGAAGTTTTGAACGTGAAATATATGCAAATTGATGTCCCCGCGCATATCACCGTTGGTGCTTTGGAAGGTGCGTTTAAAAATGCCGAAGGGGTACAGGTTAAATTACAAAAGCAAGATAAGGCGTTTCCCAACGGAGGGGGCTCGGTGAATTCTGCAGAGATAAAGGCTATTCACGATGGAATTACGATTTATTTCCAGGTGATATGGGACGATGCCACCGATAATAAACAGGCTATCGCAACTCAAGAGTTTAGAGATGGGGCTGCACTAATGTTTCCCTTGGGGAAGATTACGATAAGTCCGGAAGAGCCATTCAGCCCTAGAATGGGCGATAGGCAAAAGCCTGTAAATTTGTGGCATTGGAAGGCTGACTGGGAAGCAGATTTGCTAGCTACTGGTGGCATAGAGGAATGTCCGGCGAGATATCCTAACATGCACGATGATTTCAGTACTAACCCGCACAGTGTAAATTATCATAAAGGAGTGATACAGAGTGCTGCTGAATTGTCAGGTGGGTATGCTGCTCATAATTTGCTTTCTTTGCCTCGGGGTAGAGCCGTTGAAGATTTAAATGCTGAAGGTTTTGGTACATTAACGTCACAGGATCATCAGGACGTGGATGGGTGCAGTAAATTTGAAAACAAGAAATGGACTGTGGTGTTTTGCCGGTCGTTAAATACGGGAGATCCTCTGGATGTTCAGTTTGTGCCGGGGGAAAGCACTTACTTCAATATGGCAGTGTGGAATGGTGATAGAGAAGATAGAAACGGGCAAAAAAACATTTCTATACAATGGCACCCGCTGTCGTTGGAAAGAATTGCATGGCAATAA
- a CDS encoding cytochrome c, producing the protein MGMIKMKYVVFGVLALIMLGIGNSMFTHKAMGSSGKAAEHEGVIEPTQELMKDIEKRLTNMLSGILENNLKYVANEAGAVVDQSYKISEFFFPFDPKKNEWFERAGIDPKDAGKITKLREEFALFQSGIVYKALNVRKMAMEGSQEETLKAFADLIEKTCFACHKKNRDWLFDQPGSHGPGR; encoded by the coding sequence ATGGGTATGATAAAAATGAAATATGTTGTTTTTGGCGTGTTGGCATTAATTATGTTAGGTATTGGGAATAGCATGTTTACTCACAAGGCTATGGGTTCAAGCGGAAAAGCTGCTGAACATGAAGGGGTTATTGAGCCAACGCAGGAGTTGATGAAGGATATTGAAAAACGTCTGACTAATATGTTATCGGGTATTCTGGAAAATAATTTGAAATATGTGGCAAATGAGGCTGGCGCTGTAGTAGATCAAAGTTACAAAATAAGTGAGTTCTTCTTTCCGTTTGATCCTAAAAAGAACGAATGGTTTGAACGCGCGGGTATTGACCCTAAAGACGCCGGAAAAATAACAAAACTTAGAGAGGAATTTGCTTTGTTCCAAAGTGGAATAGTCTATAAAGCATTGAATGTGAGAAAGATGGCAATGGAGGGGAGTCAGGAGGAAACGTTAAAGGCTTTTGCTGACCTTATAGAAAAAACATGTTTTGCTTGTCATAAAAAAAACAGGGATTGGCTATTTGATCAGCCAGGCAGCCATGGTCCTGGTCGGTAG
- a CDS encoding universal stress protein: MYKKILIPIDNSIYSDYCIDIGIAISLKYGSLLVGCHVYDASLHQRRFRDMEEGLPEKYQDEKELQRQRELHTSLINQGLKMISESYLDVFKKKCRSANVEHEDILLEGKNYCEIIKEARRGGYDLVIIGALGLASVNENLIGSVCERVVRRLKTDVLVVKKRELGERLVVAVDGSMQSLEGIKSAVSFSRSFHLKIDAISIYDPHYHRVAFESIAKVLSEEAGKIFRFKEQETLHEEIIDKGLAKIYQSHLDNACCIAKKEGVAISSILLDGKPFDQVLRYLKKGQPSLLVVGKTGIHNTNGLDIGSTAENLLRLAPCNIMLTGGNIASVADPTVRSVEVSEKTVGDAKDRTLKTVLAGLGEDEEKDSSTECLPLIWTNVAREQTERIPSFIRGIVRKRIEKYANEKGYKEITEEIVNEVKSQYMGKDLSHSH; encoded by the coding sequence ATGTATAAAAAGATATTAATACCGATAGATAATTCAATATACTCTGATTATTGTATCGATATAGGCATTGCGATCTCGTTAAAATACGGCTCACTTCTGGTAGGTTGCCATGTTTATGACGCGTCATTGCACCAGAGGCGCTTTCGTGACATGGAGGAAGGATTGCCGGAAAAGTACCAGGATGAAAAAGAGTTGCAAAGACAGCGCGAATTACATACGTCACTAATTAACCAGGGTTTGAAGATGATTTCAGAGTCGTACCTTGATGTCTTCAAGAAGAAATGCAGAAGCGCAAATGTTGAACATGAAGACATTTTGCTGGAAGGTAAAAATTATTGTGAAATAATCAAGGAAGCAAGACGCGGTGGTTATGATTTGGTAATCATAGGGGCACTAGGGCTTGCTTCTGTCAATGAAAATCTTATTGGAAGTGTTTGCGAACGTGTTGTAAGGCGCTTAAAAACAGATGTTCTCGTGGTAAAGAAAAGAGAGTTGGGGGAGCGTCTTGTTGTTGCGGTCGATGGTAGTATGCAATCGTTAGAAGGGATTAAGTCGGCAGTTTCTTTTTCAAGGTCATTTCATTTAAAGATCGATGCGATATCGATATACGATCCTCATTATCACCGCGTGGCATTTGAAAGTATAGCAAAAGTACTTTCTGAAGAAGCCGGAAAAATTTTCAGATTTAAGGAACAAGAAACTCTTCATGAGGAAATAATAGATAAAGGACTTGCTAAGATTTATCAAAGCCATCTTGATAACGCATGTTGTATCGCAAAAAAAGAGGGCGTAGCAATATCTTCCATCTTATTGGACGGAAAACCATTTGACCAGGTGTTGCGGTACTTGAAAAAAGGACAGCCTTCGCTGCTGGTTGTAGGAAAAACAGGGATTCATAATACAAATGGCTTAGACATCGGTAGTACAGCCGAAAACTTGCTAAGACTTGCACCGTGCAATATTATGTTAACCGGAGGCAACATAGCATCAGTTGCAGATCCCACAGTACGTTCTGTTGAGGTATCGGAAAAAACTGTTGGCGATGCAAAGGATCGTACACTGAAAACTGTTTTAGCCGGTTTGGGGGAGGATGAGGAAAAAGATTCTTCCACGGAATGCCTGCCTTTAATTTGGACGAATGTGGCGCGTGAACAAACCGAACGTATTCCTTCTTTTATCAGGGGTATAGTGAGGAAAAGAATAGAGAAATATGCCAATGAGAAAGGCTATAAGGAAATTACGGAAGAAATAGTGAATGAGGTAAAATCTCAATATATGGGAAAAGATTTATCCCATTCGCACTAA
- a CDS encoding c-type cytochrome, with the protein MNHFLFLKGRVFIIPVFVLFLTGGVCFAKELITSARETEFLISAKASFEYYCSPCHGKNGDGRGTFYTIDLNPKPRNFTDAAYMATRPESDLIKSITSGTASIGKSNLCPPWGNVFTENRIKELAGFIKGLSVEKTIKIAAAEKESVVEGGKTADLKTAFRWLFIAVITVALAGGAISEWKKLKSESV; encoded by the coding sequence ATGAATCATTTTTTGTTTTTAAAAGGGAGAGTTTTTATCATTCCGGTGTTTGTTTTATTTTTGACGGGCGGTGTCTGTTTTGCGAAGGAATTGATAACCTCTGCAAGGGAAACAGAGTTTTTGATTTCGGCAAAAGCTTCATTTGAGTATTATTGTTCGCCGTGTCACGGAAAAAACGGCGATGGTCGGGGTACCTTTTACACGATAGACTTGAACCCTAAGCCAAGAAATTTTACGGATGCGGCGTACATGGCGACGAGGCCGGAATCGGATTTAATCAAATCAATTACCAGTGGAACGGCTTCCATTGGAAAATCCAATCTTTGTCCGCCGTGGGGAAATGTCTTTACCGAGAACAGAATTAAAGAACTGGCAGGTTTTATTAAGGGGCTTTCTGTTGAAAAAACAATAAAAATTGCTGCAGCCGAGAAAGAATCTGTTGTTGAGGGAGGAAAGACCGCTGATTTGAAAACTGCATTTCGATGGTTATTTATTGCGGTAATCACTGTGGCTTTGGCTGGCGGCGCAATCAGTGAGTGGAAGAAGTTGAAAAGCGAATCTGTTTAA